DNA sequence from the Ovis canadensis isolate MfBH-ARS-UI-01 breed Bighorn chromosome 2, ARS-UI_OviCan_v2, whole genome shotgun sequence genome:
TAATGAACAGGACAGTCTTCAGCTGCCCCTCGGATTCCTCTGACCAGCTTCTCTAAGTATTCTCCAAGTGGCAGGCCTCTAGGCAACAGTCTCTGTGACCTCTGCTGGGTGGTAGCTAACACTCCCTTTGGTCTCACTTGGGTGTCTACACAACAGGGAAGCCTAATCAGAAATCTCACCAGGGATGAGCTCATTTGCATGCAATTTGCATGGAGCTGCTCTGGACTCGGGGATGTGGGGGCTGGGCCTGAGGGAGAGGGTCAGTATAATACCTTTGCTGCCTTCTCATTTGCACAAGGAAGGCGATGCTGGTAACAGCAAAGAGGAGGCCAAAAACCAGGGCCAGGATGTCGcctggagggaggaagaaagagactgCTTCAGGGAGTGAAGAGGAGCCTGTAGGATTCCCTCAGAGCTGCTTCcacctgcaccccaccccaccagctcTGTCCGAAGTTCTGCCACTCCCTGCGTCTCCAGCTGGGGCCAGCTAAGGGAAGGGGGTGGGTCCACAAGGAGGGGTAAGATAAGCACCCTTTTCCTTCTTAAAGACAAAAGAGGTGGCTTGGGAAGGAGGACTGGAGGAGTTTTTTTGAGCTTCATTCTGACCAACTCTTGCTCTGGGGATGACAGGGTAAGCCCCACCTTGATCCAACACTATCCTATTGGGCTTGGAATCTGTTCTACAGAAACGCAGAGGTAGCAATGGTGGTCCTGACTAGCCCCTGGCTGAACAGTGCCAAGGGTGGGGGCACAGACTCACCAGCAGCGAGACAGGAATTCAGGTGGactgaagagaaaaagcaaatgttaGAGCTGAGGACTGTGACCACCACTGACAGACAAGTGAGGACACAAGAGAAGATGAGGGCCCTGTGGCTGGAGAGGGGGTCCCAGCATCAGCAGACAAAGTGGCACCTGGTTCAACAGTCCTAGGGCTGCCATCCACACCAGCAGGGAAGGAGGCCTCAATTATTCGCCCATTCAAAGGCTGTGTAGCCCGGAAGTTCAGCTGCAACCGGGAGTCATCAGGTCCCCACAGGGAGTCAGCGAGGGTGTGGAGCTGGGGAGGACAGCAGAGAGTGGGGGGTGGGCTCAACACAGAAGCGAAAGTGTCAGAGGCTTACAGCCAGTACCTcagggctccactgtccatgtcCGCCACTTCCCCCACACGGCCCCTTCATCTCTTTCTGCCTCCTCATCCCCAGTGTCACCTGCTTAGCACTCAGCTTTACTGTCTGGTTGAACACAGTCCAGATGACCCCCTGGGCACAGGGAGGTGTGGTGAGAGACCCCTCATATCGGAAGTAGCGGCTGAGGTCAGAGGGCAGCAGTGCAGATACATCCAGTCCTGGGACCCAAGTCTCAGAGTCTGTGGAGAGGATGTGTGCTGAAGTCCAACCTATCTTGACCTCCCCTCATACACACACCAAAGCTCAGGGGTAGAGGGATACATTTTTAAATCCCAGAAACCAAGTTGACCCAACTCCCTCAGACTATTTATTCACTGAGTGTATCCCTTCCCATAACTCAGCACAGGACATGACTCAGTAGAAAGTAAAAGGTTTTGGGGCTCACAGAGTAAGAGAACTGCTACCCTGGCCCTTCTTCTGGGTCTTCACTCTTACTTTGCATACTGTGATAACATGCTGGAATGCAGATGTAAGCCCAGAGtgaatcaaaagagaaaatgagtaaTTTTCTGAATAGCTTGTAATTTGAATAATTTGTAATACCTATAACTGTAAAAGACACAAAAACTCAAAAAGCATAGTTCTCTTCAGTTTAGCAAAATGTAGGATCCAGCTGGGTGAGGTTTAAAATGACCTAGAGTGactaagaaggaaaagaagatttccaacattatttacaaatttaaaatatttgatgctgggcttcctggtggctcagtggtaaaagaatgcctgccaatgcagaggacacaggttcaatcccttgccggggaaagatcccacatgctgcggagcaacgaagcccgtgcaccacaactactgagcctgtgctctagagcctggaaccGCAACTGCTGAACCTGCACACAGTaaatactgaagcccacatgccctagagcctgtgctccacaacaagagaagccactgcaatgagaagactgCATACTGCAGCTacagaggagcccccacttgctgcaactagaaaaagcctgcacagtagtgaagacccagcacagccaaaaataaataaaattatttttttttaaagtcaaatattTGATGCTTTGAAGGAGTAATAGTTCTCAGAAAAATTTTAGCTCTCCAGACTCAAACCCTGGAGTTCCAAACactgttttttggttttatttggtTTTCATCTTATCTtggtttctgtttggtttttaaacaaaaaatctgTGGGCAGCAGTTTGCTTTGCCTGTTTGCTGTGTTCAGCTTCATAGTTATTATCAAGGTCACAGTAAGCCAGTTCACACTGCAATCCCCTtctctgtgggagggagccctTCTCCATCCTCAGACCTGAGGCTCCCCAAGGATGGTTCTTTATGACAAGGGTATCAAGGGTAGGAGCCAGACCAACAAACTGaccttcctcagtgatttctCCCAAACATGACAGCAGCTGTTCATAGGCACTGTTTTCTTCTGGGCCTTCCTAGGAGATGACCGTGCAAGACAGATAAATACATGTATCTAGAGTCATGGCTGGCGGCCTGTAGGTGATGTGGATTCCCATAATCCTCCCCCATTCCCCACCTCTGAGAATGCTGGGGAAACACAAAATCTTACGTATTATTACTCAAGGTCCATTTACTTCTTCTTTGCAAACTGACCTAACTAGGTGGACTCATTTTCAGTGGCAaattggaggaagaggaggatgcTGGGCCATTTTACTAGGATACAAGGCTGTCAACAATGGGCTCTACTTACTTTTCCAGGCTCACTTATCACTAACTCTATACATATTCCATGGTCCTGCCACAG
Encoded proteins:
- the CA9 gene encoding carbonic anhydrase 9 isoform X3, which encodes MDPGEENSLKLEDLPTIEAPRDTEDLQNNAHRDEKGDGHSHWRYGGAPPWPQVSPACAGRFQSPVDIRPELTAFCPALQPLELLGFELPPQPKLRLCNNGHTVQLSLPSGLKMALGPGQEYRALQLHLHWGAAGRPGSEHTVDGHRFPAEIHVVHLSTAFEEFDEALGRPGGLAVLAAFLQEGPEENSAYEQLLSCLGEITEEDSETWVPGLDVSALLPSDLSRYFRYEGSLTTPPCAQGVIWTVFNQTVKLSAKQLHTLADSLWGPDDSRLQLNFRATQPLNGRIIEASFPAGVDGSPRTVEPVHLNSCLAAGDILALVFGLLFAVTSIAFLVQMRRQQRHPSETKGSVSYHPAEVTETVA